One Halovivax ruber XH-70 genomic region harbors:
- a CDS encoding uracil-DNA glycosylase, translating into MSSESPSDPDDPAFPASRHVIEPDCDRCPQLAACREHISWGTGPPDAPVFVVGEAPGAGNPDADPWRGGNWTGMAYTARHSGRRIRRMMDEVGYADESYFTNAVKCMPADETRGAAAESDTDSASESADSVSTCEPTAEELAACRPHLLTELDRVEPDVVVATGKHATTSVLAADDRSLDDLDGSGFLDTVLEPTRCGALDTWLLPILHPSNQDVWISRMGYEADEYATALREALGELCTR; encoded by the coding sequence GTGTCCTCCGAATCGCCCTCCGACCCTGACGATCCTGCGTTCCCCGCGTCGCGCCACGTCATCGAACCGGACTGCGATCGCTGTCCGCAACTCGCCGCCTGTCGCGAGCACATCTCGTGGGGAACGGGGCCGCCCGACGCCCCGGTCTTCGTCGTCGGCGAGGCGCCAGGTGCCGGCAATCCCGATGCTGACCCGTGGCGCGGCGGCAACTGGACCGGGATGGCCTACACCGCGCGTCACTCCGGTCGGCGGATCCGCCGGATGATGGACGAGGTGGGGTACGCCGACGAGAGCTACTTCACGAACGCGGTGAAGTGCATGCCCGCGGACGAGACGCGCGGCGCCGCTGCCGAGTCGGACACCGATTCCGCGAGCGAGTCCGCCGACTCGGTGAGTACGTGCGAACCTACCGCCGAGGAACTCGCGGCCTGTCGCCCACACCTCCTGACGGAACTCGATCGTGTCGAGCCCGATGTCGTCGTCGCGACCGGCAAACACGCCACCACGTCGGTGTTAGCGGCTGACGACCGCTCGCTCGACGACCTCGACGGGTCCGGCTTTCTCGACACCGTTCTCGAACCCACTCGGTGTGGGGCGCTGGATACTTGGCTCCTGCCGATCCTCCATCCGTCCAATCAGGACGTCTGGATCAGTCGGATGGGGTACGAGGCCGACGAGTACGCGACCGCACTCCGCGAAGCGCTGGGCGAGTTGTGCACCCGCTGA
- a CDS encoding outer membrane protein assembly factor BamB family protein: MWAVRDDSLYANEWSPPIVANGRAFVAGAESRGVALWAVDIANGDVEWSRRYLGDGGMGPSIAAPGSELYYRIDDWTPPVGALAAATGEQVWSYSDPPNGNWLIGGGRFYHTDTIDGDLHAYDVRTGDHLWVTPVDDDRLFVRSFHPEVGVFASGYGTLYALDPVNGSVRWDRDAPGITRSGPVITGERVFITKSTGEKDLLSLDPASGERQWQYPLSQVWGDTQEGRAKRWYEIGAATPEVVVVRERRADRSAGRLHAVEANAGERRWRIAPPDGTAGFGAPTVVGDSVYVGAAGPQRSTLLRLALDDGSQLSSWDLPPGAGDTLVADGLVIVKVEDGVVALA; this comes from the coding sequence GTGTGGGCCGTTCGAGACGACTCACTGTACGCCAACGAGTGGTCACCCCCGATCGTCGCGAACGGCCGGGCGTTCGTCGCAGGCGCCGAATCGCGCGGTGTCGCCCTCTGGGCCGTCGATATCGCGAACGGCGACGTCGAGTGGAGTCGAAGGTACCTCGGGGACGGCGGAATGGGCCCCTCTATCGCCGCTCCGGGGAGCGAACTCTACTATCGGATCGATGATTGGACACCGCCGGTCGGTGCGTTGGCCGCGGCAACCGGCGAACAGGTGTGGAGCTATAGCGATCCGCCCAACGGAAACTGGTTGATCGGCGGCGGACGATTCTACCACACCGACACGATCGATGGGGATCTCCACGCGTACGACGTCCGGACCGGCGACCACCTGTGGGTAACTCCCGTCGACGACGATCGGCTCTTCGTCCGGTCGTTTCATCCCGAAGTCGGGGTATTCGCGTCCGGATACGGAACGCTGTACGCGCTCGATCCCGTGAACGGATCGGTCCGCTGGGACAGGGACGCCCCAGGCATTACGAGATCGGGGCCTGTAATCACCGGCGAACGGGTATTCATCACCAAATCGACCGGCGAGAAGGACCTTCTGTCGCTCGATCCCGCGAGCGGCGAACGGCAGTGGCAGTACCCGCTTTCGCAGGTCTGGGGAGACACACAGGAGGGACGCGCAAAGCGGTGGTACGAAATCGGGGCGGCGACGCCGGAGGTCGTCGTCGTTCGAGAACGACGCGCCGACCGGTCGGCCGGGCGACTGCACGCCGTAGAAGCTAACGCAGGCGAGCGCCGCTGGCGAATCGCGCCGCCCGACGGCACCGCCGGGTTCGGGGCGCCCACCGTCGTCGGAGACAGCGTCTACGTCGGCGCGGCCGGCCCCCAGCGGAGCACGTTACTTCGCCTGGCGCTCGACGACGGGTCGCAACTGTCGTCCTGGGACCTCCCGCCAGGCGCCGGGGATACGCTGGTCGCCGACGGCCTGGTGATCGTCAAGGTTGAGGACGGGGTCGTCGCGTTGGCCTGA
- a CDS encoding HIT family protein, which yields MPTIFSQIVDGEIPARTVYEDETTYAFLDANPLAPGHTLVIPKDEYERLNDVPDDVASDLYATIHDLVPAVEDAVDADATTVAFNNGEAAGQEVPHVHCHIVPRFDGDGGGPIHAIAGQTPDLADDELDDIAADIESRC from the coding sequence ATGCCCACGATCTTCAGTCAGATCGTCGACGGGGAGATCCCCGCCCGCACCGTCTACGAGGACGAGACCACGTACGCTTTCCTCGACGCGAACCCGCTCGCGCCAGGACACACGCTCGTCATCCCGAAAGACGAGTACGAGCGATTGAACGACGTCCCTGACGACGTCGCGTCCGACCTCTACGCGACGATTCACGACCTGGTCCCGGCAGTCGAGGACGCCGTCGACGCCGACGCGACCACCGTCGCGTTCAACAACGGCGAAGCGGCGGGACAGGAGGTCCCGCACGTCCACTGCCACATCGTCCCGCGATTCGACGGGGACGGTGGCGGGCCGATCCACGCGATCGCCGGACAGACGCCCGATCTCGCGGACGACGAACTCGACGACATCGCGGCCGACATCGAATCACGGTGCTGA